From the Marinobacter sp. es.048 genome, the window CTTGATCGTGACCGCACATTACGGCGTATGTTAGGTAAGTGATCCGCCTGCCGTTTGTTTACTCATCGTCTAACGCCCGGGAGTCGGGCACCAATGAAATAAGGGAGATAACCATGAAAAAAGTTCTGCTCGCCTCTGCCGTGTCGATGGCGCTTGTCGGTGCAGCTCATGCCAACGAGCACAGCGGCACCTATGCGTTTGATACCAAAGGCGCCCATCAGTTCATTACCTTCAAGATTTCTCATCTTGGCTACAGCTGGCTTTACGGTCGATTCAACGATTTCGATGGCGAATTCGTGTATGACGCCGAGAACCCGGAAAACAGCACCGTTAACGTCACGATTGACACCGCGAGCGTGGATTCCAATCACGCCGAGCGGGACAAGCATCTTCGCAGTGAAGATTTCCTGTACGTCGACGAGTTTCCTGAGGCAACCTTCAAGAGCAAGCGCGTTGTTCTGGATGAAGAAGGCGAGGCCGACATCATCGGCGACCTGACCCTCCGTGGTGTGACCAAAGAAGTGACCCTCGACGCGGAAATGCTGGGCCACGGGGAAGATCCCTGGGGTGGCTACCGCATGGGTTTTGAAGCTGAAACCGAGCTTCGCCTCAAAGACTTCGGCATCCCGATGGGTCTCGGAAAGGCCTCCGAGACCGTCGAGATCATCATTTCTGTCGAGGGTATCCGGCAGTAATACTGGCTGACCCTGCCACTGTCAGATTCCGGGCCTAGACCCGGAATCTGCCGGTCTGACTCTGCAGTTCCCTCGCATAGCCCTCGAGGGATTCACTGATTCCGTCGATGTCCCGCGACCGGTTTGCGCTCTCTGTGGCCAGATCGTTGATCTCGGTAATACTGCGGTTGATCTCGTCCACTACCTGAGTCTGTTCTTCGGTGGCCGACGCAACGCTGGTATTCACGTCTGCAATATTTGCCATGGCCTCAAGAATGGCTTTGAGCTCAGACTCTGCATCGGTGGCCAGCTTCTCGGTTTCGCTCGCTTCTTTGCTGCCTGTTTCCATCACCGACACGATGTCGGCAACGCCCTCCTGCAACGTCGTGATCATTTTCTGGATGTCTTCCGTCGATTGTCCGGTCCGTTGAGCCAGGGTCCTGACTTCATCGGCTACCACTGCAAAGCCCCGTCCCTGCTCACCGGCACGCGCTGCCTCGATGGCGGCATTCAGCGCCAGCAGGTTGGTCTGCTCTGCGATTCCCCTGATAACGTCCAGCACGGATGTGATGTTGTCGGAATCGTCAGAAAGCTTCCGGATAACCTCCACAGCTTTTGAAATCTGTGCGGCCAACCGGTGCACCTGCTCTGAGGAGCTGCGGATAATTCGTGCGCCGTTCTTGCCCTTTTCTTCGGCCTCCCGGGTAATCTCGGCGGCCCTGGAAGCATTGCCGGCTACCTCTTCGATCGCACTCTGCATTTCGTTGATGGCAGTGGCAACCATGGAAATGGAGTCGGTCTGTCGAGTCACGCCATCATTGTTGTCCTTCGCCGCCCGGGCGAGATCTGTGGCTCCGGTGCCAAGCTCCCGGGTCAACTGCTGGATGGAGCCAATCATGGATTGCAGGTTCTCCAGAACGAGGTTGAAGCTTTTTGCGAGCTTGCCCAGGTCATCATCCATCTCCACAGGAATCCGCTGGGTCAGATCGCCTTCACCCTGGGCAATATTGTCTAGCTGATCCCGAAGCGCCGCGATAGAGCCAATGATCATTTTCAGGAACACAGCAAACAGCCCAATACTGATCAGGATAGCGACGGCTGTGACTAGCAGGATGGTGACTGAGCTGCTCTGGCCCTCCGAAGAGGCTTCACCAGCGCGAATCTGGGCCTGGGCATCTGCGTGAGCGCCGACCTCGTCGAAGTAATTTCTGAGATTGTCGAAGAGGTTGTTGGTTTCACTGCCTGCCAGGGTTCTCGCCTGCTCTGGATCGCCTGCTTCTGCCAGCTCAAGAACCCGTTGGGCGGATCCCAGCCAGCGCTCATAGGCCGCATCGAATCCTCGAGCTACATCGGAGACGCCGGTACCCTCAAGCCTGGCAACCGCCTGGTTGAAGCGGTCCAGTGCCTGGCCTGCATTTTCATCAAAGCTGGCCAGATAATTCTCACCTTCCTCATTGTTGAGCTGCGCGTCCACATAGGCGACCTGGGCTACCAATGCCTGGTAGAGGTCTCGGTCACCGTTGAGGATTTCGCTGACGGACGGCAGATAGGTGTCGGCAATATTATCGGTGTCGGATACCAGGTTTCGGACGGTGCTGACGGCAAACAACCCTATAATGACCAGGGCGAGAGCCGTGATAGCGAAAGGCAAAGCAATTTTTACCCGGAGCCCCAGGCGCTTACCAAAATCCATACGTTTCTCCCGCGTTGCCAGAATGGCTTATTGCCAATATAGCATCGGGAAGGAGATAGATTTGAGAAACAGTAGAGCAATTGCTCCCGGTCAATGAAGCGGAGTTCTCGCCGGGAGTGGGGGCGGGCTATCTGGAAGGGCCAGGTGATTCACGGTGGGTGTTACCGGATCTGCACAGGTGCCTCTGGCGCCAGAACTGTCCCGCGAAAATAACGACCCAGATCAGTAATCCTGCCCAGAGATAAGTCTCGGGAATCTGGAAGCTACCACTGATTGCAAACTCAACCAAAAGCATCAGCGTCACCGCCAGAACCGCATTTACCATGGCTGTCACCATGGCTTGCCCGCAGGCTTTGATGTTGGGTTTCATAGTGTTCCGCTTGTCAGAGAAGTAAAACGGTCTTCTATCTACTGAAATGGAGAATACGGCTCACCTCACGGACTCTCCATGCGGGAATTCCGCTATTGGAATCAGTCGTCTGTGCGACAGCTGACCGATTTTGGCCAATAAATCCGCAGGTTGTTGGTGTATCGGCGCCTTGCTCCATATAATGTGCGCTCCTGTTAACCGGTGATTAATCCGGGCGCAGGGAGTAGCATCACGGACATTATTCAAATCAGGCAATACAGGCAATCAAAGAGGCATCCATGCCAGAGTTTCAGACAACGGACGAAGGTTTCGAGCGGGTCGCGCTCCGGGATTACACGGAAAAGGCCTATCTCGATTATTCCATGTACGTCATTCTTGACCGGGCACTTCCCAATGTCGGCGACGGTCTGAAACCGGTTCAGCGGCGAATTGTCTATGCCATGTCTGAGCTGGGGCTGAAATCCACCTCGAAGTACAAGAAGTCTGCCCGTACCGTTGGCGATGTGCTGGGTAAATTCCATCCCCACGGCGATAGTGCCTGTTATGAAGCCATGGTGCTGATGGCTCAGCCTTTTTCCTATCGCTATCCTCTCGTCGACGGGCAGGGAAACTGGGGCTCCCCGGATGATCCCAAATCCTTTGCGGCGATGCGTTACACCGAATCCCGCCTTGCGCCTTTCGCCGAAGTACTATTGGGCGAGCTCGGGCAGGGCACGGTCGACTGGGTGCCCAACTTTGATGGCACCATGGAAGAACCGTCAGTGCTCCCCGCCCGGTTGCCCCATGTACTGCTAAATGGCACCACCGGTATCGCAGTTGGTATGGCCACGGATATCCCGCCGCATAACGTACGGGAAGTGACTGCGGCCTGCATACGCCTTCTGGATCAGCCCGAGGCGACGGTTGAAGAGCTCTGTGAACACATCAAGGGACCGGATTTTCCGACTGAGGCGGAGATCATTACCCCTCGGAAGGACATCCGGCAGATGTACGAAACCGGCCGCGGATCACTGCGGATGCGCGCCCGTTGGATCCGGGAGAGCGGCGAGATCGTAGTCACGGACCTCCCGCATCAGGTGTCTGGTAATCGGGTGCTGGAGCAGATTGCTCATCAGATGCAGACCAAGAAGCTACCCATGGTGGCCGACCTTCGTGATGAGTCTGATCATGAGAACCCGACTCGACTGGTGATTGCGCCCCGTTCCAACCGGGTTGATCTGGATGGTTTGATGGCGCACCTGTTTGCCAGCACCGATCTTGAGAAAACTTACCGGGTTAACATCAATGTGATCGGTAACGACGGTCGGCCCGGCGTGAAGGGGTTGCACCAGATCCTCACCGAATGGCTGACTTTCCGTCGCACCACCGTGATCCGCCGGCTCCAACATCGTCTGGATAAGGTTCTTGCTCGACTGCACATTCTGGAAGGCTTGCTGATCGCCTATCTCAATATTGATGAAGTGATCGAGATTATCCGAACCGAAGACAAGCCCAAGGCCGAGTTGATGGCCCGTTTCGGGTTGTCCGCCGATCAGGCCGAAGCCATTCTCGAACTGAAGCTGCGTCACCTGGCCAAGCTTGAGGAAATGAAAATCCGGGGCGAACAGGATGAACTCTCGGCTGAACGGGATGAGCTCCAATCCATTCTGGGATCCGAGGATCGACTGCGCGAACTTATCAAGAGCGAGATGCAAGCGGATGCCGAGACCTTTGGCGATGACCGTCGCTCACCGATAGTCGAGCGTGAGGAGGCCAAGGCATTTAGTGAAGTGGACCTGATCTCGAACGACCCTGTCACGGTTGTGCTGTCTGAAAAAGGCTGGGTTCGCGCCGCCAAGGGCCACGACATTGAGCCGGAAGGTCTGAGCTACAAAGCCGGTGACCGTTTCTCCCTCGCGGCTCGGGGACGGAACAACCAGCAGGCGATTTTCCTGGATTCTACCGGGCGCGCCTATTCATTGATGGCTCACAGTTTTCCGTCTGCCAGAGGCCAGGGTGAGCCGCTGACCGGGCGCATCAACCCACCTTCCGGTGCAAGCTTCTCAGGTCTGTTGATGGGAGATCCGTCCCGTAAGGCCTTGCTGGTTACCGACGGTGGCTATGGGTTTGTTACGTCGCTAAACGACATGATCAGCAAGAACCGCAATGGCAAGGCAGTGGTCAGTGTCCCCAAGGGGTCGAAGATCATGCCTCCGATGACCATACCGACCACCGAAAAAACACTTTATCTGGGGGCGGTGTCCAACGAAGGACGGATGCTGGTGTTCCCGCTAAGCGAATTGCCAGAGCTGGCAAAGGGTAAGGGTAACAAGATCATCAGCATTCCCTCTGCCCGGGTCCAGAACCGTGAGGAATATGTGGTGGCGGTAGCGGTATTTGCCGAGGACGACCAGCTGGAGATCCGGGCTGGCAAGCGCAAGATGGGACTGCAGTTCAGTGACCTTGAACACTACCTGGGTGAGCGAGGCCGTCGTGGCCACAAGCTGCCCAGAGGGCTGCAACGGGTTGATGGCATTGATGTGATTCCTTCCGCCACCCGGGCGCAGGAAGAGGCGGGCTCTGATAGCGAGGGTGCCGACGGTGAGTGAGCTGGTACTGATTAATGTCTCCGGCCGTGACAAGCCGGGCCTGACATCGGAAATCACCGGCATCATGGGGCGCTACGATGTGCGGATCCTGGATATTGGTCAGGCGGTCATTCACGATCATCTTACCTGGGGCATCCTGATCGAAATCCCGGATGAATCCAAATCCTCGCCCGTTATTCGGGATCTGCTGTTCCGGCTCCACGCCCTGGATCTGCAGGTGCGTTTTGCGCCGATCACCGTGGAAGAGTACCAGTCCTGGGCCGCCGCCAGGAACCGCGCCTGCTACATCGTGACGCTGCTTGCCCGGGATATCAAAGCCGAGCAGATTGCCCGGGTTTCCGCCATCACGGCGCGTCATGGTCTGAACATCGATAACATTTCACGGCTCTCTGCCAGGCCCTCGCTGAATGCCTCCGACAACCGCATTGCGTGTGTTGAATTTTCGGTGCGTGGAACGCCCTCGGATCTCGAGCAACTGCGAGCGGATTTCCTGCATATTGCCGGCGAGATGAATGTGGATATCGCCTTCCAGGAGGACTCCATTTTCCGGCGTAATCGTCGTCTGGTGGTCTTTGACATGGACTCCACGCTGATCGAAGCCGAGGTGATCGACGAGCTGGCCACGGAGGCCGGAGTCGGGGATCAGGTGGCAGAGATAACCGAAAGGGCCATGCAGGGCGAGCTCGATTTCAGCCAGAGTTTTGCCGAGCGCCTGGCACTTCTGAGAGGCCTGGATGAATCGGTCCTCGAGGGAATCGCCTCGCGGTTGCGGATGACCGAGGGTGCAGAGCACCTGATCCTCAGTCTCAAGGCGCTGGGATATCGCACCGCAATCCTATCGGGCGGCTTCACCTACTTTGCCCGCCACCTTCAGCGCAAACTCGGTATCGATTACATCTACGCCAACGAACTCGAGATTGAGGACGGCAAGGTGACCGGCCGGGTGTCCGGGCAGATCGTGGACGGCAAACGGAAAGCGGAGTTGCTGCTGGAGATCGCCGAGAAGGAGCACATCTCAAGGGAGCAGGTCATTGCGGTAGGTGATGGCGCCAATGACCTTCCCATGCTGAGCCAGGCCGGCCTGGGTGTGGCCTTCCGGGCCAAGCCTTTGGTCAAGGAATCAGCGCGTCATGCGATTTCGACGCTGGGGCTGGATGCAATCCTGTATCTGATTGGTTTCCGTGAAAGTGAAACCAATCAGAGCCTGGAAAA encodes:
- a CDS encoding YceI family protein, which encodes MKKVLLASAVSMALVGAAHANEHSGTYAFDTKGAHQFITFKISHLGYSWLYGRFNDFDGEFVYDAENPENSTVNVTIDTASVDSNHAERDKHLRSEDFLYVDEFPEATFKSKRVVLDEEGEADIIGDLTLRGVTKEVTLDAEMLGHGEDPWGGYRMGFEAETELRLKDFGIPMGLGKASETVEIIISVEGIRQ
- a CDS encoding methyl-accepting chemotaxis protein, which translates into the protein MDFGKRLGLRVKIALPFAITALALVIIGLFAVSTVRNLVSDTDNIADTYLPSVSEILNGDRDLYQALVAQVAYVDAQLNNEEGENYLASFDENAGQALDRFNQAVARLEGTGVSDVARGFDAAYERWLGSAQRVLELAEAGDPEQARTLAGSETNNLFDNLRNYFDEVGAHADAQAQIRAGEASSEGQSSSVTILLVTAVAILISIGLFAVFLKMIIGSIAALRDQLDNIAQGEGDLTQRIPVEMDDDLGKLAKSFNLVLENLQSMIGSIQQLTRELGTGATDLARAAKDNNDGVTRQTDSISMVATAINEMQSAIEEVAGNASRAAEITREAEEKGKNGARIIRSSSEQVHRLAAQISKAVEVIRKLSDDSDNITSVLDVIRGIAEQTNLLALNAAIEAARAGEQGRGFAVVADEVRTLAQRTGQSTEDIQKMITTLQEGVADIVSVMETGSKEASETEKLATDAESELKAILEAMANIADVNTSVASATEEQTQVVDEINRSITEINDLATESANRSRDIDGISESLEGYARELQSQTGRFRV
- the parC gene encoding DNA topoisomerase IV subunit A, with translation MPEFQTTDEGFERVALRDYTEKAYLDYSMYVILDRALPNVGDGLKPVQRRIVYAMSELGLKSTSKYKKSARTVGDVLGKFHPHGDSACYEAMVLMAQPFSYRYPLVDGQGNWGSPDDPKSFAAMRYTESRLAPFAEVLLGELGQGTVDWVPNFDGTMEEPSVLPARLPHVLLNGTTGIAVGMATDIPPHNVREVTAACIRLLDQPEATVEELCEHIKGPDFPTEAEIITPRKDIRQMYETGRGSLRMRARWIRESGEIVVTDLPHQVSGNRVLEQIAHQMQTKKLPMVADLRDESDHENPTRLVIAPRSNRVDLDGLMAHLFASTDLEKTYRVNINVIGNDGRPGVKGLHQILTEWLTFRRTTVIRRLQHRLDKVLARLHILEGLLIAYLNIDEVIEIIRTEDKPKAELMARFGLSADQAEAILELKLRHLAKLEEMKIRGEQDELSAERDELQSILGSEDRLRELIKSEMQADAETFGDDRRSPIVEREEAKAFSEVDLISNDPVTVVLSEKGWVRAAKGHDIEPEGLSYKAGDRFSLAARGRNNQQAIFLDSTGRAYSLMAHSFPSARGQGEPLTGRINPPSGASFSGLLMGDPSRKALLVTDGGYGFVTSLNDMISKNRNGKAVVSVPKGSKIMPPMTIPTTEKTLYLGAVSNEGRMLVFPLSELPELAKGKGNKIISIPSARVQNREEYVVAVAVFAEDDQLEIRAGKRKMGLQFSDLEHYLGERGRRGHKLPRGLQRVDGIDVIPSATRAQEEAGSDSEGADGE
- the serB gene encoding phosphoserine phosphatase SerB, with product MSELVLINVSGRDKPGLTSEITGIMGRYDVRILDIGQAVIHDHLTWGILIEIPDESKSSPVIRDLLFRLHALDLQVRFAPITVEEYQSWAAARNRACYIVTLLARDIKAEQIARVSAITARHGLNIDNISRLSARPSLNASDNRIACVEFSVRGTPSDLEQLRADFLHIAGEMNVDIAFQEDSIFRRNRRLVVFDMDSTLIEAEVIDELATEAGVGDQVAEITERAMQGELDFSQSFAERLALLRGLDESVLEGIASRLRMTEGAEHLILSLKALGYRTAILSGGFTYFARHLQRKLGIDYIYANELEIEDGKVTGRVSGQIVDGKRKAELLLEIAEKEHISREQVIAVGDGANDLPMLSQAGLGVAFRAKPLVKESARHAISTLGLDAILYLIGFRESETNQSLENADF